A portion of the Corticium candelabrum chromosome 5, ooCorCand1.1, whole genome shotgun sequence genome contains these proteins:
- the LOC134179522 gene encoding iron-sulfur cluster assembly 2 homolog, mitochondrial-like, with protein MALRRLNIWRCVTLQLRGLLSTQAARRESDMITITDRCVQRLGQIAEEGEFLRVMVDGGGCSGFQYNFSMDCTIKDDDKVFEKDGVKIVVDSLSIDFLQGSTIDYEEELIRSAFRVTSNPQALQGCSCGTSFSLK; from the exons ATGGCCTTACGACGACTAAACATCTGGCGTTGTGTCACTCTTCAGTTGCGAGGTTTACTTTCAACTCAGGCAGCTCGTAGAGAGTCCGACATGATAACGATTACAGATCGCTGCGTTCAG AGACTGGGACAAATTGCCGAGGAAGGAGAGTTTCTACGAGTTATGGTCGATGGAGGAGGGTGCTCGGGATTCCAGTACAACTTTTCTATGGACTGTACGATCAAAGATGACGACAA AGTGTTTGAGAAGGACGGGGTTAAGATTGTGGTCGATTCTTTGTCGATAGACTTTCTCCAAGGTTCAACAATTGACTATGAAGAAGAGCTCATTCGTTCCGCTTTCCGTGTAACTAGCAATCCTCAGGCTTTACAAGGATGTTCTTGTGGCACGTCGTTCTCATTGAAATAA
- the LOC134179520 gene encoding sphingolipid delta(4)-desaturase DES1-like, with translation MGSTVSQNAFEWSYTDEPHATRRKQMLKKYPDLKKLFGIDTRFKWEVSLWVSLQIGACMIIGAFDDVICWPWIVIAAYWFGGTINHSLTLAIHDISHNTAFGQSRWFANRLFGMWANLPLGAPMSISFKRYHIEHHRYLAVDGIDTDLPTYWEAKFFRNTFLKAIWMLLQPFFYSIRPLVVRPKKPGYLEFLNFLFQFIFDVLIWYFCGIRAIAYLVLSTVLSMGLHPMAGHFLSEHYMILFGHDTYSYYGPMNAITFNVGYHVEHHDLPYVPSCSLPDVKARAPEFYSSLPHHTSWTRVLWKFITEPTLGPYARIKRPTRKDAHQQ, from the exons ATGGGTTCTACTGTATCCCAGAATGCTTTCGAGTGGTCCTACACAGACGAACCTCATGCGACACGGAGAAAGCAAATGCTTA AGAAATATCCTGACTTGAAGAAACTGTTTGGAATCGACACACGGTTTAAATGGGAGGTCTCCTTGTGGGTTTCACTGCAAATCGGAGCTTGCATGATCATTGGAGCGTTTGACGATGTTATCTGTTGGCCTTGGATAGTTATAGCTGCTTACTGGTTTGGTGGAACTATCAACCACTCGCTTACTCTTGCTATACACGACATATCGCACAACACAGCTTTTGGACAAAGTCGATGGTTTGCTAATCGATTGTTTGGAATGTGGGCCAACCTACCACTTGGAGCGCCCATGTCTATATCATTCAAGCGATACCACATAGAGCATCACCGCTATTTGGCCGTTGATGGTATTGATACAGACCTGCCAACGTATTGGGAGGCGAAATTCTTCCGCAACACATTTCTCAAAGCCATCTGGATGCTACTGCAGCCTTTCTTTTATTCTATCAGACCTCTAGTGGTGAGACCAAAAAAGCCAGGATATCTTGAATTTCTGAACTTTCTTTTCCAGTTCATCTTTGATGTTCTCATCTGGTATTTTTGTGGGATAAGAGCGATTGCGTACCTTGTTCTATCGACTGTGCTTTCCATGGGGTTGCATCCGATGGCCGGTCATTTTCTTTCCGAACACTACATGATCCTCTTCGGTCACGATACTTACTCATATTATGGCCCTATGAACGCGATCACATTCAATGTCGGTTATCATGTTGAGCATCACGATCTTCCGTATGTGCCTAGTTGTTCGCTTCCTGATGTGAAGGCGAGGGCTCCAGAATTCTACTCATCACTACCCCATCACACGTCATGGACAAGGGTGCTTTGGAAGTTTATTACTGAACCAACACTCGGACCGTATGCAAGAATCAAAAGACCAACGCGAAAAGATGCTCATCAGCAGTAA
- the LOC134179521 gene encoding phosphatidylinositol-glycan biosynthesis class F protein-like, with amino-acid sequence MLIMLVSLLVEDTNGTVSLLSVLYAAASLTYLILNTGIRKILVFDVCRSALLTLAGTLLFHFMAILFGAPLVRSIERTARFSLLLSLMTVTPASVFLKFDSDKWFRLFLLWRPLTMGERLLIVSSVGAVVGAWLGAFVIPLDWERPWQVWPISCVVGAVAGHLVACTVGAIGLLAYKFYCRERTKLL; translated from the exons ATGTTAATCATGTTGGTGTCGCTGCTGGTAGAAGACACCAACGGTACAGTGAGTCTACTGAGTGTTTTGTACGCTGCAGCATCTTTGACATACCTCATTCTGAATACGGGCATTCGTAAAATATTG GTGTTTGACGTTTGTCGAAGCGCACTATTAACACTAGCTGGGACACTATTATTTCACTTCATGGCAATTTTATTTGGAGCACCGCTTGTAAG GAGTATAGAACGTACTGCTAGATTCTCTTTACTTTTGTCTCTCATGACTGTCACTCCTGCGAGCGTCTTTCTCAAATTTGACTCCGACAAATGGTTCAGGCTTTTTCTATTGTGGAG GCCACTGACAATGGGCGAAAGATTACTGATTGTGTCTAGTGTTGGAGCGGTTGTTGGTGCATGGCTTGGAGCATTTGTGATTCCATTGGACTGGGAGAGACCATGGCAG GTATGGCCAATTTCATGTGTGGTGGGTGCTGTGGCTGGCCACTTGGTGGCGTGTACAGTAGGTGCTATAGGATTGCTAGCTTACAAATTCTATTGTAGAGAAAGAACAAAGTTGCTGTAA
- the LOC134179492 gene encoding SH3 and PX domain-containing protein 2B-like has translation MSDGRGLHTRDSQSKLLSNSSASSGDEAVAQISDMRCVDFEKSVVPNRDYVFVIEVTWSDGRTFRIRRNHEKLFQFQCQLLDAFPQQAGRDESSRILPFLPGKKLFRGNSKSVAVQRFPKIRDYVEKLKCLPDEIVHSDLVRGFFSPQAEDTVRSRSTEVLNKFTDDVSGQMKSHTLPSDARLPDSDDEEAFTATPAMQSEFRLLTM, from the exons ATGTCGGATGGGAGAGGTCTTCACACACGTGATTCGCAGTCTAAACTTTTATCGAATAGCAGCGCTTCGAGCGGTGACGAAGCGGTGGCACAGATTAGCGACATGCGCTGTGTCGACTTCGAGAAAAGCGTCGTGCCCAACCGAGATTACGTGTTTGTCATTGAAGTGACGTGGAGTGACGGCAGAACATTTCGCATCAGACGCAATCACGAAAAACTGTTCCAATTTCAATGTCAGTTGCTGGACGCGTTTCCACAACAAGCAGGAAGAGACGAGTCTTCTCGAATCTTACCATTTCTGCCTG GAAAGAAGCTGTTTCGAGGCAACAGCAAAAGCGTTGCCGTGCAGAGGTTTCCTAAGATTCGAGATTATGTCGAGAAGCTCAAGTGTCTACCGGACGAGATTGTGCATAGTGACTTGGTGAGAGGCTTCTTCTCTCCTCAAGCAGAGGACACCGTCCGATCGAGAAGTACGGAGGTTCTGAATAAATTTACGGACGACGTCAGCGGACAGATGAAAAGTCATACTTTACCAAGTGATG CAAGACTGCCTGAttctgatgatgaagaagcaTTTACTGCAACACCAGCTATGCAGAGTGAATTCAGACTCTTGACCATGTAG
- the LOC134179491 gene encoding two pore calcium channel protein 1-like, whose protein sequence is MSADEVDIKANSLDERAISVESDNDALSELDALLVETYVTDARIGRPSSFKPERKELQYYRLYNSWYMQWLLYLTVSLFFLLVLFEKPAYAKAPLWATMLIELVCITAFVARVFHGSLFAPDRWKYLRDRKNVTIIVLVVLTILDMFVYIVLCNTCCSDSAVRATRVLRPLFLINLSNFRQVRKAFRNIRKTLPDIITVLILLLIAIILFALLGYLLFKDKNFKDYKNREYFDSYRDAVFNLYVLVTSANSPDVMMPAYNESGWYAFFFIIFTIICMYIFMSIFLAVVYHNYRKQLKKEVMTSVRRRCESLRRAFHILRKKVNGCWIVTVERFHEMMRYMSPKRSSAQVQLLWEVLDENGNGKVRQKEFYHIANLFSVQVVEVKDTITIFEKYFPNVYKSKISKWIINAVKHKAFGFVFDFVIVVNAIFIGLDFEDEDEDKGEAVFLVLFNIEIALKFYAYGFFGFFRRLWNIFDMVVIWAATIAELVEVGKQATDENWYPSQIALDVLMVLRVLRLLKIMRSIKRFQAVLRTILQIGPAVTTYGALLLVLYYVYAIIGMEIFGSKVDFYALGQNATVNDTERARLCGGHQELDDMEFSDLKYCKNNFNNVVRSFVTLFDLMVVNQWHVITQGFVLMTHWTARIYFISFHLICVVLVLNIFVAFILEAFMLQYDTSVSTFENAVDKKINELGVGVGLDPDPSMFTRPLLDSQELEHVSLDVEDAEGGSSKNHNINMSEQGSHSETIQQLAIQAQTRFRVSSKIQNAELLLQRMFEDELKREDSSGWQTIYGEDLSDAEDEDADDERGGAGSYYTVTASSATVV, encoded by the exons ATGTCTGCCGACGAAGTCGATATCAAAGCTAACTCGTTAGACGAGCGTGCAATTAGCGTAGAAAGCGACAACGATGCCCTCAGTGAACTG GATGCATTGTTGGTGGAAACGTACGTGACTGACGCGAGGATTGGTAGACCGAGTTCGTTCAAGCCGGAACGCAAAGAGCTACA GTATTACAGATTGTATAACAGCTGGTATATGCAATGGCTGTTGTATTTGACTGTGTCACTGTTTTTTCTTCTGGTGCTATTTGAAAAGCCAGCATATGCGAAAGCCCCACTAtgg GCCACCATGTTGATTGAACTGGTGTGTATAACTGCCTTTGTTGCTCGAGTTTTTCATGGCTCTCTGTTTGCTCCTGATCGATGGAAGTACTTAAGAGATCGAAAGAATGTTACGATAATTGTACTTGTTGTG CTTACCATTTTggacatgtttgtttacatcgTTTTGTGTAACACGTGTTGTTCGGATTCTGCTGTGAGGGCTACTCGAGTGCTCCGCCCACTCTTTCTTATTAATTTGAGTAACTTCAGACAA GTTCGAAAGGCGTTTAGAAACATTCGTAAGACATTGCCGGACATCATCACTGTATTGATCTTGCTTTTGATTGCCATCATTTTGTTCGCACTTTTGGGCTACTTACTGTTTAAAGATAA GAATTTCAAAGATTACAAGAACAGAGAGTACTTTGATAGTTACAGAGATGCAGTCTTTAACCTTTATGTCTTAGTGACGTCAGCGAACAGTCCTGATGTTAT GATGCCTGCATATAATGAGAGTGGATGGTATGCTTTCTTCTTTATCATTTTCACGATCATTTGTATGTACATCTTTATGAGTATTTTCTTGGCTGTTGTGTACCACAACTATCGAAAGCAACTGAAG AAAGAGGTTATGACATCTGTGAGGCGTCGTTGTGAAAGTCTTCGTCGAGCATTTCACATCTTGAGGAAGAAAGTGAATGGTTGTTGGATTGTAACAGTAGAGCGTTTTCATGAAATGATGCGGTACATGTCACCCAAACGAAGTTCTGCTCAAGTGCAGCTTTTGTGGGAAGTATTAGATGAGAACGGGAATGGTAAAGTCAGACAGAAGGAATTTTACCACATTGCCAACTTGTTCAGTGTGCAAGTTGTGGAAGTCAAAGACACGATAACAatatttgaaaaatattttCCTAATGTCTACAAATCAAAGATCAGCAAGTGGATCATCAATGCTGTAAAACACAA GGCATTTGGGTTCGTGTTTGATTTTGTCATAGTCGTAAATGCAATTTTTATTGGATTGGACTTTGAAGATGAGGATGAAGATAAGGGAGAAGCTGTCTTCTTGGTTCTGTTCAACATTGAGATTGCACTGAAGTTTTACGCTTATGGATTTTTTGGGTTTTTTCGTCGGCTTTGGAATAT CTTTGATATGGTTGTTATCTGGGCAGCCACTATAGCAGAGCTAGTTGAAGTCGGCAAACAAGCAACTGATGAAAATT GGTATCCCAGTCAGATTGCTCTTGACGTTCTGATGGTTCTTCGAGTCTTGCGTCTGCTGAAGATAATGCGAAGCATCAAACG CTTTCAGGCAGTTCTACGTACCATACTTCAGATTGGGCCAGCTGTTACTACCTATGGTGCTCTTCTTCTA GTATTGTATTATGTGTATGCTATCATTGGAATGGAGATATTTGGGAGCAAAGTCGATTTTTATGCTCTCGGACAGAATGCGACCGTAAATGATACAGAGAGAGCAAGATTGTGTGGTGGGCATCAAGAACTAGATGACATGGAGTTCAGTGACTTGAAATATTGCAAGAATAACTTCAACAATGTTGTTCGCTCGTTTGTTACACTCTTTGATTTGATGGTGGTCAATCAATGGCATG TGATCACACAAGGGTTTGTTCTCATGACTCATTGGACGGCTCGAATTTATTTTATCTCTTTCCACCTTATTTGTGTCGTTCTTGTTCTTAA tatATTTGTAGCTTTTATTCTGGAAGCATTTATGCTGCAATATGATACGAGTGTCTCCACGTTTGAAAATGCAGTTGACAAGAAAATCAACGAGCTGGGAGTTGGAGTTGGACT AGATCCCGATCCTTCGATGTTTACCCGTCCCCTGTTGGATTCTCAAGAGTTGGAACACGTTTCCCTAGATGTGGAGGATGCAGAGGGGGGAAGTTCAAAAAATCATAACATTAACATGTCTGAGCAGGGGAGTCACTCTGAGACTATTCAACAGTTGGCAATTCAAGCCCAAACGAGGTTTCGAGTGTCGTCTAAGATACAAAATGCTGAATTACTGCTGCAAAGAATGTTTGAAG ATGAATTGAAACGTGAAGATTCGTCTGGTTGGCAGACTATTTATGGGGAAGATTTATCAGATGCTGAAGATGAGGATGCTGATGATGAGAGGGGAGGTGCGGGTAGCTACTATACTGTAACTGCTTCGTCTGCGACAGTTGTCTAG
- the LOC134179669 gene encoding uncharacterized protein LOC134179669, translating to MLLQTLFRSVHTIRTTLSFASWTLLRVVFLLSILFIYFWSSLFIYLLFYYLYIPPVSHVQPIHLQFHSDCHNDGPVCSFPQATVRLRENQVLSAGQEYRVSVSLELPESDVNRRLGMFMVNLSFISANSDVLASSGRHFLLRYQSRLVRYMTILFYWLPLVLRFSEEKQLLKAEICEAYADSSNNPAEYALVTVLSRTIEIYSAEIRFDASFSGLRYLMYYWPITTALYVVSNLIFIKLVTTLLVWYLCSLASDDTEALDELDNDNDDDVDAQRHHPHRPLDGHVTAVENLHPIGQNNVTVHHQRPYFNLGDGDGGIPRDGSPLGSPHEVFTGSISGSPQMHRASSSASLNQLLAAQAARDSSEPPMPRSQSSSSLLHSRSYNRGVHLLCDENGSGLVLRPSHGLQGNRGQDDNTDGSRNVAMEASTGVLRHRAHISEST from the exons ATGCTACTTCAGACCTTGTTTCGTTCCGTGCACACGATACGGACGACGCTCTCCTTTGCCAGCTGGACGCTCCTTCGCGTCGTATTTTTATTATCAATACTGTTTATTTACTTTTGGTCTTCACTCTTTATTTACCTACTTTTCTACTATCTCTACATTCCGCCGGTATCTCACGTTCAACCCATCCATCTTCAGTTCCA TTCCGACTGTCACAATGACGGACCTGTCTGCTCATTCCCTCAAGCAACTGTCCGTCTAAGAGAAAACCAG GTTCTTTCTGCTGGTCAGGAGTACAgagtgtctgtcagtcttgaATTACCGGAATCAGACGTGAACAGACGTCTAG GAATGTTTATGGTTAATTTGTCGTTTATTTCGGCTAATAGCGACGTGTTAGCATCGTCGGGTAGACAT TTTTTATTACGCTATCAGTCTCGCCTAGTTCGCTACATGACCATCCTGTTCTACTGGCTGCCTCTAGTTCTTCGATTCAGTGAGGAGAAGCAATTATTGAAAGCGGAAATTTGTGAAGCCTATGCGGACAGCAGT AACAATCCAGCTGAGTATGCTCTGGTCACTGTTTTATCGCGAACCATTGAAATCTACTCTGCCGAGATTCGGTTCGATGCGTCCTTTTCTGGTCTTCG GTATCTAATGTACTACTGGCCCATCACAACTGCTCTCTATGTTGTGAGCAACTTGATTTTTATAAAACTTGTAACAACATTGCTTGTTTGGTATCTCTGCTCGTTGGCAAGTGATGATACAGAAGCATTAGATGAACTCGATAATGACAACGATGATGATGTAGATGCTCAACGGCATCATCCACATCGACCTTTGGATGGCCACGTGACAGCAGTAGAAAATCTTCATCCGATTGGTCAGAATAATGTTACTGTGCATCATCAGCGACCGTATTTTAATTTGGGTGACGGAGACGGCGGCATTCCTCGAGATGGTAGTCCTTTGGGTTCCCCACATGAGGTGTTTACCGGTTCTATATCAGGATCTCCGCAGATGCACAGAGCCAGCTCTAGCGCTAGTCTAAATCAATTGCTAGCGGCTCAAGCGGCTCGTGACAGCTCTGAGCCTCCGATGCCGAGATCACAGTCGTCGTCCAGTCTTTTACACTCACGCAGCTACAATAGAGGTGTTCACTTGTTATGTGATGAGAACGGCAGTGGTTTGGTACTGCGACCGAGTCATGGTCTGCAGGGCAACAGAGGACAAGACGACAACACCGATGGCTCAAGAAATGTGGCAATGGAGGCATCTACTGGAGTTTTAAGACATCGTGCTCACATTAGTGAATCCACGTGA